One window from the genome of Babylonia areolata isolate BAREFJ2019XMU chromosome 13, ASM4173473v1, whole genome shotgun sequence encodes:
- the LOC143288786 gene encoding uncharacterized protein LOC143288786 — protein sequence MTFAKICKFYTGRIVRRQTLSGLWSCSTKSCADFPQTVTRHWYSCSAPAALTRSMQKTVALSRCFSVTTVTSLFSLLVVGGVRKVDTPLLVSHRHHSDSESDSEGEEAKSGEEAAAIMQKPEIPDQLKRVKEETVYGMLVADAVAMPVHWYYNPPDIKKAYGQWLTGYTAPNKKHPSSILNLSAVDGSGRGTGSSVPLIGNIILHDKVKFWEQRSTHYHQGMSAGDNTLNAVTAMEMLKTMNRVDPELTAPNERDVQAAVLEDYVRFMTTPGTHNDTYAESFHRSFFKDWVQESPRPTAALDLIEFAEKRSRDKTSGRPDSQLSVIGALVPAIPWIVRAAHRTESQCAKSAVDFIRLTHPVTSLVPFVDVYARLLHAVMNGLDLKAEVLKVLGSSTLGGPGKREMVLSLLDQAHRYPKGSEERLQTYQRATGMLGSACYIDGAMSSMLFLALEFHDDFKGGVLANANCGGENCHRGAALGALLAAAAAAKGKRIPAELRDNLHSMKPVAAAVIQDMNDV from the exons ATGACATTTGCTAAAATATGCAAGTTTTATACTGGAAGAATCGTACGCAG GCAGACACTGAGTGGCCTGTGGTCTTGTTCCACCAAATCTTGTGCTGATTTTCCTCAAACTGTCACTCGTCACTGGTACAGCTGTTCTGCTCCTGCTGCTTTGACAAGGTCAATGCAAAAA actGTGGCTTTGAGTCGCTGTTTTTCTGTGACGACTGTGACCTCCTTGTTTTCCctgttggtggtgggtggagtcCGAAAAGTGGACACGCCCCTTTTGGTCAGTCACAGACACCACAGCGACTCCGAGTCAGACAGTGAGGGGGAGGAAGCCAAATCTGG AGAAGAAGCAGCAGCCATCATGCAGAAACCAGAGATTCCGGACCAGCTGAAGCGAGTGAAGGAGGAGACGGTGTATGGCATGCTGGTGGCTGACGCCGTGGCGATGCCGGTGCACTGGTACTACAACCCCCCTGACATCAAAAAGGCCTACGGACAATGGCTCACTGGCTACACCGCCCCCAATAAAAAgcatccatcatccatccttAACCTTTCTGCCGTTG atggCAGTGGCAGAGGGACAGGGAGCTCGGTGCCATTGATCGGAAACATCATTCTCCATGACAAGGTCAAGTTCTGGGAACAAAGATCTACGCACTACCATCAAG GCATGAGTGCAGGGGACAACACCCTGAACGCCGTCACGGCCATGGAGATGCTGAAGACGATGAACCGGGTGGATCCCGAGCTGACGGCACCCAACGAGCGGGATGTGCAGGCGGCAGTGCTGGAAGACTACGTGAGGTTCATGACCACCCCGGGCACCCACAACGACACGTACGCCGAGTCCTTCCACAGGTCCTTCTTCAAGGACTGGGTCCAGGAGAGCCCTCGACCGACCGCTGCCCTCGACCTCATCGAGTTTGCTGAGAAgag GAGCCGAGACAAGACATCCGGGAGGCCGGACTCGCAGCTGTCCGTCATCGGAGCGCTGGTGCCCGCCATCCCTTGGATCGTTCGCGCGGCGCACCGCACCGAGTCGCAGTGTGCCAAGTCGGCGGTGGACTTCATCCGCCTGACCCACCCGGTGACCTCCCTGGTGCCCTTCGTGGACGTGTACGCCCGCCTGCTGCACGCCGTGATGAACGGCCTTGACCTCAAGGCGGAGGTGCTGAAAGTGCTGGGGTCGTCCACGCTGGGCGGTCCGGGCAAGAGGGAGATGGTGCTGAGTCTGCTGGATCAGGCTCACCG GTACCCCAAAGGTTCAGAGGAGCGCCTCCAGACGTACCAGAGGGCCACTGGGATGCTGGGCTCAGCGTGCTACATAGATGGCGCCATGAGTTCCATGCTCTTCCTCGCCCTGGAGTTCCATGACGACTTCAAGGGAGGGGTGTTGGCCAATGCCAATTGCGGAG